The Clostridiaceae bacterium genomic sequence AATTTCTGTAAGTGAAGTTGCTGAACTGGTTAAATGTAATTCAGCTTACATTTACAGTTTAATTAAGGCAGGTTTACTACCAGCTATAAAACTTGGAAGCATGAAGGTAAGAAGAACTGCATTATTGGAATT encodes the following:
- a CDS encoding helix-turn-helix domain-containing protein, with the protein product MSVSEVAELVKCNSAYIYSLIKAGLLPAIKLGSMKVRRTALLE